Proteins from a genomic interval of Paenibacillus sp. FSL R5-0623:
- a CDS encoding ABC transporter permease, whose amino-acid sequence MNPKQEKRDEWMGQLHRNHIQQVARWRHQVLAVQLSMLVCMFLLWEVAGRLRWIDVLLFSYPSKVFAQIGKDIASGELWAHVGVTVGETAVGFLLGTLVGTLLAVLIWWSPFLSKVLDPYMVVFNSMPKVALGPIFIVMFGAGFTAIVMTTLSITVIITTLVVYNSFNEVDPNYIKVIRTFGGDRSEIFTKVVLPASFPAIVSTLKVNVGMAWVGVIVGEFLVAKQGLGYLIIYGFQVFNFTLVLSSLLIIAAVATAMYQLVVYAERKMLAGRR is encoded by the coding sequence ATGAATCCGAAGCAGGAAAAGCGTGACGAATGGATGGGGCAGCTGCATCGGAATCATATTCAGCAGGTGGCCAGATGGCGACATCAAGTGCTTGCCGTACAGTTATCTATGTTGGTATGTATGTTTTTGTTATGGGAAGTGGCAGGCAGGCTTCGTTGGATTGATGTACTGTTATTCAGTTATCCGAGTAAGGTTTTTGCCCAGATTGGCAAGGACATCGCTAGTGGCGAGTTGTGGGCACATGTTGGGGTAACCGTAGGGGAAACGGCAGTTGGTTTTTTATTGGGAACACTGGTGGGAACCTTGCTTGCGGTTTTAATTTGGTGGTCTCCTTTTTTGTCAAAAGTGTTGGACCCCTATATGGTTGTGTTCAACAGTATGCCAAAGGTAGCACTTGGCCCGATCTTTATTGTGATGTTCGGCGCGGGTTTTACAGCCATTGTTATGACCACATTGTCCATCACGGTCATTATCACGACATTGGTCGTGTATAACAGCTTCAATGAAGTGGATCCCAATTATATTAAAGTCATTCGTACGTTTGGTGGAGACCGTTCCGAGATTTTTACAAAAGTTGTATTACCTGCTTCTTTTCCGGCGATTGTATCCACCTTGAAAGTGAACGTTGGCATGGCTTGGGTGGGTGTAATTGTAGGTGAGTTTCTGGTCGCAAAACAAGGGCTCGGTTATCTGATTATCTACGGATTCCAGGTATTCAACTTCACGCTTGTATTATCAAGTCTGTTAATTATTGCTGCTGTTGCAACAGCCATGTACCAACTTGTTGTCTATGCAGAACGCAAAATGCTGGCTGGCCGCAGGTGA
- a CDS encoding ABC transporter ATP-binding protein produces the protein MPESESVIRLEGISQVYVSEREASLVLEDLSLEIQKGEFVSLVGPSGCGKTTLLSIIAGLLTPTRGEVKVKGKLVGGPSAQIGYMLQQDYLFPWRTILDNALIGLELTGRLDERSRERVRELLVSMGLAGTENQYPSELSGGMRQRVALVRTLATDPGILLLDEPFSALDYQTKLQLEDLVSDTLKQFGKTSVLVTHDLSEAIAVSDRVIVLDRNPGRIRREFVIPDGIRKAQPFHAREQEGFNVLFQALWSELDQSGGGEEDA, from the coding sequence ATGCCTGAATCCGAAAGTGTGATCCGACTCGAGGGGATCTCTCAAGTATATGTCAGCGAGCGGGAAGCTTCCTTGGTGCTTGAAGACTTGAGTCTGGAGATTCAAAAAGGAGAGTTCGTCAGTCTGGTTGGACCGAGTGGATGTGGTAAAACGACATTGTTGTCGATCATTGCCGGGCTGCTCACACCCACCCGAGGAGAGGTTAAGGTTAAAGGCAAACTTGTTGGCGGCCCCTCAGCACAGATTGGTTATATGCTTCAACAGGACTATCTGTTCCCGTGGCGGACCATTCTGGATAATGCATTGATTGGTCTTGAACTGACAGGCAGACTTGATGAACGGAGCCGTGAGCGTGTACGGGAACTGCTGGTAAGTATGGGGTTGGCCGGAACGGAGAATCAGTACCCTTCAGAGCTTTCAGGGGGTATGAGACAGCGAGTGGCTCTGGTGCGAACGTTGGCAACCGATCCGGGAATTTTATTGTTGGATGAACCATTCTCAGCACTTGATTATCAAACCAAGCTGCAACTGGAGGATTTGGTCTCGGACACGTTAAAACAGTTTGGCAAAACATCTGTTCTCGTCACCCATGATTTGTCTGAAGCCATTGCGGTCAGTGACCGAGTCATTGTGCTTGATCGCAATCCCGGCCGCATCCGTCGTGAGTTTGTAATCCCCGATGGAATTCGGAAGGCTCAGCCGTTTCATGCCAGGGAACAAGAAGGATTCAATGTGTTGTTTCAGGCGTTATGGAGTGAACTGGATCAGTCGGGGGGAGGTGAGGAAGACGCGTGA
- a CDS encoding carboxypeptidase M32, whose amino-acid sequence MDKQTQEHLESFRNLARKIKSYHEAIGLLHWDLRTGAPKKGVPTRSETLGMLSTEAFKLQTSADMKTYLDALTTPAVLEQLEDIDRRLVEDCQKEYDRSQSVPPEKVQAYTVLTAKSETAWEDAKHNSDFAGFSPYLTDIVKLKQEFIDYWGVKDTRYDTLLDMYEPDLTVEKVDAVFARLKARLVPLQEKINASENKPNTEFLNQLFDTEQQEKFSLFILEQMGYDFEAGRLDESVHPFATGLNPGDVRITTHYLQDDVASAVFSSLHEGGHALYEQNIDDSLAGTLLAEGTSMGIHESQSRLWENMIGRSLPFWTRYYKDLQQHFPQLSEVELEDFYRAINRVESSLIRIEADELTYNLHIIIRYEIEKMLFNDGLEVKDLPETWNAKYKEYLGIMPTNDGDGVLQDVHWSGGDFGYFASYSLGNMYAAQILHTLRKEMPEFDTFIAKGNLIPIKEWLTDKIYRYGKSRTPSELIVAVTGEELNPDYLADYLEAKYAEIYKL is encoded by the coding sequence ATGGATAAACAAACACAGGAACATTTGGAATCCTTCCGTAATCTGGCTCGTAAAATTAAGAGCTATCATGAAGCCATTGGTTTGCTTCACTGGGATCTGCGCACAGGTGCGCCGAAAAAAGGCGTTCCGACTCGTTCGGAGACGCTGGGTATGTTGTCCACCGAAGCATTCAAGTTGCAAACCTCGGCTGACATGAAGACTTACCTGGATGCATTAACGACTCCAGCGGTATTGGAACAGCTCGAAGATATAGATCGTCGTCTGGTTGAAGATTGCCAGAAAGAATATGATCGCAGTCAATCCGTACCACCGGAAAAAGTACAAGCATATACCGTGCTCACGGCCAAGTCCGAAACCGCATGGGAAGATGCCAAACATAACAGTGATTTTGCAGGGTTCTCCCCATATCTGACAGATATCGTTAAGCTCAAACAGGAGTTTATTGATTATTGGGGTGTGAAGGATACGCGTTATGATACGCTGCTTGACATGTATGAACCGGATCTGACGGTTGAGAAAGTGGATGCTGTGTTCGCCCGCCTCAAAGCACGTTTGGTGCCTCTGCAAGAGAAGATTAATGCTTCAGAAAACAAGCCCAATACAGAGTTTCTGAATCAGTTGTTTGACACCGAACAGCAGGAAAAATTCAGTCTGTTCATCTTGGAACAAATGGGCTATGACTTTGAAGCTGGACGATTGGACGAGAGTGTTCATCCTTTTGCAACGGGCCTTAATCCGGGTGATGTGCGGATCACAACACATTATCTGCAAGATGATGTAGCAAGCGCAGTCTTCAGTTCCCTGCATGAGGGCGGGCATGCCCTGTACGAGCAAAATATTGATGACAGTCTGGCAGGTACCCTTCTTGCCGAAGGAACGTCCATGGGGATTCATGAGTCCCAGTCCCGTCTTTGGGAAAACATGATTGGTCGTAGTCTGCCATTCTGGACACGTTATTACAAAGATTTGCAGCAGCATTTCCCACAACTGAGCGAAGTTGAACTGGAAGATTTCTATCGTGCAATCAACCGGGTGGAGAGTTCACTCATTCGAATTGAAGCCGATGAACTGACCTATAACCTGCATATTATTATCCGATATGAGATTGAGAAAATGTTATTCAACGATGGTCTGGAAGTGAAAGACCTGCCGGAGACCTGGAATGCAAAATACAAGGAATACCTCGGTATTATGCCAACGAATGATGGAGACGGTGTTCTTCAGGATGTTCACTGGTCTGGTGGTGACTTTGGTTACTTTGCTTCGTATTCTCTGGGTAATATGTATGCAGCTCAAATTCTACATACATTACGCAAGGAAATGCCAGAATTTGATACCTTCATTGCCAAAGGTAATCTGATTCCAATTAAGGAATGGCTTACAGACAAGATCTACCGTTATGGCAAAAGTCGCACACCTTCCGAATTGATTGTCGCCGTAACGGGTGAAGAATTGAACCCGGATTATCTGGCCGATTATCTGGAAGCCAAATACGCCGAGATTTACAAGCTGTAG
- a CDS encoding aromatic acid exporter family protein, which yields MGFRVIKTAIAALMAVLIADWCRLPGPTSAGLLAILGVDVTRKRSIRTISARFFASVVGLLFASVLFHFLGFHYWVLGVYILIAFPAIVRVGFKEGIVTGSVVVFRVFGGGEMDVHVVLVQIALLLIGLGSAMAVNLAYMPAADPQMLRIRKRIDELFSKIFKEFAATLRNPNEAWAGRELIEADQAILGGIDAAKRSLENQVIHPNEEWSVYFYMRKTQLDSIQHMMHLVSQIYQKMPHAEMVSELFDQLSQDVLTESYTGRTEKLLADVQEEFKRMELPDTREEFEIRSAILQLCRELALYLKVAKKDKAPSPISDRSQSTNE from the coding sequence ATGGGTTTTAGGGTAATTAAAACTGCAATCGCCGCATTAATGGCTGTATTGATTGCAGACTGGTGTCGCTTGCCGGGACCAACATCAGCGGGATTGCTTGCCATTCTTGGCGTGGATGTAACGAGAAAACGAAGTATTCGCACCATATCGGCGCGGTTCTTTGCTTCCGTAGTTGGACTTTTATTTGCAAGTGTACTTTTTCACTTTCTAGGCTTCCATTATTGGGTGCTGGGGGTATACATATTGATCGCATTCCCGGCTATTGTCCGGGTAGGCTTCAAAGAAGGTATTGTTACAGGTTCTGTTGTGGTGTTTCGGGTGTTCGGCGGCGGGGAGATGGACGTGCATGTCGTCCTCGTACAAATTGCTTTGCTGTTAATTGGTCTTGGTTCCGCAATGGCGGTTAACCTGGCCTATATGCCGGCAGCAGATCCGCAGATGCTTCGCATTCGGAAACGAATCGATGAACTCTTCTCGAAAATTTTCAAGGAATTTGCTGCCACGCTGCGTAATCCCAATGAAGCATGGGCGGGGAGAGAGCTGATTGAAGCAGATCAAGCGATCCTTGGCGGTATTGATGCGGCCAAGCGTTCTCTGGAGAATCAGGTGATTCATCCGAATGAGGAATGGAGTGTCTACTTCTATATGCGCAAAACGCAGTTGGACTCTATCCAGCACATGATGCATCTGGTGTCCCAGATCTATCAGAAGATGCCACATGCGGAAATGGTGTCGGAGCTGTTCGATCAGCTTAGTCAGGATGTACTTACTGAATCCTACACTGGACGAACTGAAAAACTTCTTGCGGATGTGCAAGAAGAATTCAAACGTATGGAGCTGCCGGATACAAGGGAAGAATTCGAGATTCGTTCTGCAATTCTCCAGCTGTGCCGTGAACTCGCGCTGTATCTGAAAGTCGCGAAGAAGGACAAAGCGCCGTCCCCAATCTCGGACCGGTCCCAATCTACAAACGAATAA
- a CDS encoding ABC transporter substrate-binding protein: MKYTPWFVRGIVILLIIIVALTSCNKEENEAKITIGEVTRSVFYAPEYVAVAQGFFEEQGLEVDIQTTAGGDKTMAALLAGSVDIALVGAETSIYVYQQGAEDPVINFAQLTQTDGTFLFARNTEGSFDWEQLRDSTFLGQRKGGMPQMAGEFALNKHGIDPQSDLELIQNVDFANIASAFASGTGDYVQLFEPQASIFEQEGRGKVVASFGTEGGLLPYTVFMTKQSYLNDNKDIVQKFTNGLHKAQAWVDSHTAEEIAEVISPFFKDIDPVILVSSVNRYKEQGSYATDPIIDEEEWNNLLDVMSAAGELKERVDSNAIVDNAYAEEVTKSK; the protein is encoded by the coding sequence ATGAAATACACGCCATGGTTCGTCCGGGGCATCGTTATTCTGCTGATTATCATTGTGGCGCTCACCAGCTGTAATAAGGAAGAGAATGAAGCCAAGATTACGATTGGCGAAGTGACTCGTTCGGTATTTTACGCACCGGAGTATGTCGCTGTGGCTCAAGGTTTTTTTGAAGAGCAGGGACTTGAGGTGGATATTCAAACGACTGCTGGTGGTGACAAAACGATGGCGGCATTACTCGCAGGTTCGGTGGATATCGCACTGGTAGGGGCGGAGACGTCCATATATGTCTATCAGCAGGGAGCGGAAGATCCGGTCATTAACTTTGCCCAGCTCACCCAGACGGATGGTACATTTCTGTTCGCTCGTAACACAGAAGGTAGCTTCGATTGGGAGCAACTGAGGGATTCCACATTTCTCGGTCAACGCAAAGGCGGCATGCCGCAAATGGCAGGGGAGTTCGCACTGAACAAACATGGCATTGATCCACAAAGTGATCTGGAACTGATTCAAAATGTGGACTTTGCCAACATTGCGTCTGCTTTTGCCTCAGGCACGGGAGATTATGTTCAACTGTTTGAACCCCAGGCATCCATCTTTGAACAAGAAGGTCGGGGTAAGGTTGTTGCATCGTTTGGCACAGAAGGTGGTCTTCTGCCTTACACCGTCTTCATGACGAAACAGAGTTATCTTAACGACAATAAGGATATCGTACAGAAGTTTACGAATGGTCTGCACAAAGCGCAGGCATGGGTGGATTCCCATACGGCTGAAGAGATTGCTGAAGTCATTTCTCCTTTTTTCAAAGACATCGATCCAGTCATTTTGGTAAGCAGTGTGAACCGTTATAAGGAACAGGGCAGCTATGCAACGGATCCGATCATTGATGAGGAAGAGTGGAACAATCTGCTTGATGTCATGAGTGCCGCCGGAGAGTTGAAAGAACGTGTGGATTCGAATGCCATTGTGGATAATGCCTATGCGGAAGAGGTTACGAAATCAAAGTAA
- the mutS gene encoding DNA mismatch repair protein MutS, with the protein MAQYTPMIQQYLQVKAEAQDAFLFFRLGDFYELFFEDAINASRELEITLTARNGGTDDKIPMCGVPYHSADNYIQRLIEKGYKVAICEQMEDASVTKGMVRREIVRVVTPGTVMEGKTLGDKSNNYMVCLTGNQNTLALAACDLSTGELYVTSVPYSKEWLKDEIGIYEPSELVGDAALLETVEAEASPIGRPVVYTAWTKNKEDLVRQQFGEAVWARLEPERQACIARLFSYLSETQKRSLGQLTQISTYEPDHYMILDPFTRRNLELVETVRERSKKGSLLWLLDRTETSMGARMLRRWVDKPLLQKGKINERLEAVDTLYNQFILREDLRAELKDIYDLERLVGRIAFGNANGRDLNALKSSLEKIPGLRQHCAGSSSATLQHIAETMDDCNDLREAIGQAIVDEPPVSVRDGGLIREGYHERLDELREASVNGKQWIAELEAREREATGIRSLKIGYNKVFGYYIEITKSNLSALPEGRYERKQTLANAERYITPELKEKETLILEAQDKMVDIEYGLFAELRERLNKEIARLQKLAEQVAEIDVYQSFAVISAERNFVRPTLTDGYDLVVEEGRHPVVEAVMRDGAFIANHTAMTKEEARILLITGPNMAGKSTYMRQVALISILAQVGCFVPAGQAEVPIMDRIFTRIGAADDLIGGQSTFMVEMADIQVMTDKATPRSLIIIDELGRGTSTSEGMAIAQSVIEYVHDIICCKALVSTHFHELAHLEESLDKLANYSMAVQESGDKVNFLRKLIAGAASSSYGIYCARLAGLPDSIIERANGLLHGFEHAAAQVAVGSEYIGNEKQGAGLKLKGGEFQYTDSAPLIREHEIVDSAEYTTSIEDSAGKQHAKKANSKAQSSANHSDVVQLSIFGDDEPNVATKPDVVAVDKPAREFIRTMKDIDVMNMTPLQAMQILNDLKLKAQQLS; encoded by the coding sequence ATGGCTCAGTATACGCCAATGATTCAACAATATTTGCAAGTGAAGGCCGAAGCACAGGATGCTTTTCTATTTTTTAGACTGGGTGACTTCTATGAACTGTTCTTTGAGGATGCAATTAATGCTTCCCGTGAACTAGAGATCACGCTGACCGCACGCAACGGAGGCACGGATGATAAAATTCCGATGTGCGGTGTACCTTATCATTCGGCTGACAATTACATACAGCGTCTGATTGAAAAAGGATATAAAGTTGCGATATGTGAACAGATGGAAGATGCGAGTGTAACCAAAGGCATGGTACGACGTGAAATTGTTCGTGTGGTTACACCCGGAACGGTAATGGAAGGCAAAACACTAGGGGACAAGTCCAACAACTACATGGTTTGTCTTACAGGTAATCAAAATACGCTCGCGCTCGCGGCCTGTGATCTGTCAACGGGTGAGTTGTATGTGACATCCGTACCCTATTCCAAGGAGTGGCTTAAGGATGAAATCGGCATCTATGAGCCATCGGAGCTGGTGGGGGATGCAGCGCTGCTTGAAACGGTAGAAGCCGAGGCATCTCCAATCGGTCGCCCTGTGGTCTACACGGCGTGGACAAAGAATAAGGAAGATCTGGTCCGTCAGCAGTTTGGTGAGGCTGTGTGGGCAAGATTAGAGCCTGAACGTCAAGCGTGCATTGCACGTCTTTTCTCCTATCTGAGTGAGACACAGAAACGTTCTCTGGGACAATTAACTCAAATCTCAACGTATGAGCCAGATCATTATATGATCTTGGACCCGTTTACCCGCCGGAACCTGGAATTGGTGGAAACCGTGCGTGAACGCTCCAAAAAAGGTTCATTACTCTGGTTGCTTGATCGGACCGAGACGTCCATGGGTGCAAGAATGCTGCGTCGCTGGGTTGATAAGCCATTGTTGCAAAAAGGGAAGATTAATGAGCGTCTTGAAGCAGTGGATACGCTGTACAACCAGTTTATATTGCGTGAGGATTTGCGGGCTGAACTCAAAGACATCTATGATCTGGAGCGTTTGGTAGGCCGGATTGCGTTTGGTAATGCCAATGGTCGTGACCTGAATGCGCTCAAATCATCGCTGGAGAAAATTCCAGGACTTCGTCAACATTGCGCAGGATCATCTTCCGCAACACTGCAGCATATTGCCGAAACAATGGATGATTGCAATGATCTGCGTGAAGCCATCGGGCAAGCCATTGTGGACGAGCCGCCGGTATCGGTAAGGGACGGAGGTCTGATTCGTGAAGGGTACCATGAACGTCTGGATGAATTGCGCGAGGCTTCGGTTAACGGGAAACAGTGGATTGCGGAGCTGGAAGCGAGAGAGCGTGAGGCGACAGGCATTCGATCGCTCAAGATTGGATATAACAAAGTGTTTGGTTATTATATCGAGATCACCAAGTCCAATCTGTCCGCGTTGCCAGAGGGACGTTATGAACGTAAACAGACACTTGCCAATGCAGAACGTTACATTACGCCGGAGTTGAAGGAAAAAGAGACGCTGATTCTCGAAGCTCAGGACAAAATGGTTGATATTGAGTATGGACTGTTCGCAGAGCTGCGCGAGCGGCTGAACAAAGAGATCGCAAGACTGCAAAAGCTGGCTGAACAGGTAGCGGAAATTGATGTGTATCAATCTTTTGCGGTGATCAGTGCTGAGAGAAATTTTGTACGTCCAACGTTGACCGACGGTTATGATCTGGTTGTGGAAGAAGGACGCCATCCGGTCGTTGAGGCGGTCATGCGAGATGGCGCATTTATTGCCAATCACACGGCAATGACCAAGGAAGAGGCACGTATTCTGCTGATTACTGGACCAAATATGGCTGGTAAGAGTACGTATATGCGACAGGTCGCTTTAATCTCCATTTTGGCGCAAGTAGGTTGTTTTGTACCTGCGGGTCAGGCGGAAGTGCCGATCATGGATCGCATTTTCACACGGATCGGTGCCGCGGATGATCTCATTGGCGGACAAAGCACATTTATGGTGGAGATGGCCGACATTCAGGTCATGACGGACAAAGCCACACCACGCAGTCTGATTATTATCGATGAATTGGGACGTGGGACATCAACCAGCGAAGGTATGGCGATTGCTCAGTCTGTTATTGAATATGTACATGATATTATCTGCTGTAAAGCTCTTGTATCAACTCATTTCCATGAGCTTGCTCATCTGGAGGAGAGTCTGGACAAGCTGGCCAACTACTCGATGGCGGTACAGGAGAGTGGTGACAAAGTTAATTTCCTGCGCAAATTGATTGCCGGGGCAGCCAGCAGTAGTTATGGTATCTATTGTGCACGCCTTGCAGGTCTGCCTGATAGCATTATTGAGCGAGCGAATGGACTATTGCATGGGTTCGAACATGCGGCCGCGCAAGTAGCTGTGGGCAGTGAATATATCGGAAACGAGAAGCAGGGAGCAGGCTTGAAATTAAAAGGTGGAGAATTCCAGTACACGGATTCAGCACCATTGATCCGGGAACACGAGATTGTGGATAGTGCAGAGTACACAACTTCTATTGAAGATTCGGCAGGGAAGCAACATGCCAAGAAAGCAAACAGCAAAGCACAGTCCAGCGCAAACCATTCGGATGTGGTTCAACTGTCCATCTTTGGGGATGATGAGCCGAATGTGGCAACGAAACCGGATGTAGTTGCGGTGGATAAACCAGCGCGAGAATTTATCCGAACGATGAAAGATATCGATGTCATGAATATGACGCCTCTTCAGGCGATGCAGATATTGAATGATCTCAAATTGAAGGCACAGCAATTATCCTGA
- the mutL gene encoding DNA mismatch repair endonuclease MutL: MAKIHVLDEHIANQIAAGEVVERPASVVKELLENSVDAGATKIEVTVEEGGLLSIRVKDNGSGIEPEDMETAFYRHATSKIAHGRDLFQITSLGFRGEALASIAAVSKVEVLSASDNDGRGRRIVIEGGNLVSHEDATSPQGTDFAVRELFYNTPARLKYMKTIQTELGHISDVLYRMAMSHPNISFRLRHNENVLLQTLGNGDLLQVVAAIYGTSAAKAMLPIQGESLDYRVSGLISLPEWTRANRGGMSTIVNGRFVRNYGLNQAILKAYHTLLPINRFPLVVVQLEMHPSLVDVNVHPAKLEVRFSKEPELYEFIETTLRGILRQEVLIPQVKKQQIRRGDDSSFIQEQFLFPRGPLKDASDAEGYGQQGPLGKPTAAPLRLTAEDDDLDLDAPADVSTAQPVSDQGHSVPLPEAPPEFTTPPEQIEGWNGDILQKGISHDGVQTSADVQEGIKDVGTSSSEIFTKTDLSSQDGGAGGATEKPLTEGKPATYRSDSVTSPVREARSSYNPSSIARSERTWKTSGLPDATKLAAAIKSDASMPAFPELSLIGQHHGTYLIAQNDQGLYLIDQHAAHERVNYEYYYEKFGNPAQASQELLLPITLEFTPSETEKLKTRLAWFEQAGVYLEHFGGQTFRVRSHPFWFPKGDEKDIIEEMSEWVLSERSIDVAKMREAASIMCSCKASIKANQKLTDQEAKVLIQRLGSCRQPYTCPHGRPIVVSFSTYDLEKLFKRVM, from the coding sequence GTGGCGAAAATACATGTGCTTGATGAACATATTGCCAACCAGATCGCGGCGGGTGAAGTGGTCGAACGGCCTGCTTCAGTTGTCAAGGAGTTACTCGAAAACTCGGTGGATGCAGGCGCCACCAAGATTGAAGTGACGGTGGAAGAGGGCGGACTCCTCAGTATTCGTGTTAAAGACAATGGTTCAGGTATTGAGCCAGAGGACATGGAAACCGCCTTTTATCGTCATGCGACCAGCAAAATAGCTCATGGCCGAGATCTCTTCCAGATCACAAGTCTTGGATTCCGTGGCGAAGCCTTGGCGAGTATTGCTGCAGTATCCAAGGTAGAGGTATTGTCGGCAAGTGACAATGACGGGCGAGGACGCCGCATCGTGATTGAAGGCGGGAACCTTGTCTCTCATGAAGATGCAACCTCACCCCAAGGTACAGATTTTGCAGTGAGAGAACTATTTTACAATACACCAGCCAGACTCAAATATATGAAAACGATCCAGACGGAACTGGGGCATATATCAGATGTCCTATACCGGATGGCGATGTCTCATCCAAACATTTCGTTCCGACTGCGCCATAATGAGAATGTGTTGCTTCAGACGTTGGGTAACGGCGATCTGCTGCAAGTGGTTGCAGCGATCTATGGAACAAGTGCTGCCAAAGCGATGCTTCCCATCCAGGGTGAAAGTCTGGATTACCGGGTGAGCGGGCTGATCAGCCTGCCTGAATGGACACGAGCGAACCGTGGTGGTATGTCGACGATTGTTAATGGGCGATTTGTTCGCAATTACGGTCTCAATCAGGCGATTCTCAAAGCCTACCACACCTTGCTGCCGATTAATCGCTTCCCGCTTGTTGTGGTGCAGTTGGAGATGCACCCATCTCTTGTGGATGTGAACGTGCATCCGGCCAAGTTGGAGGTTCGCTTCAGCAAGGAACCAGAACTGTATGAATTCATAGAGACGACGTTGCGGGGGATACTCCGGCAGGAGGTATTGATTCCTCAGGTCAAAAAACAGCAGATTCGACGTGGAGACGATAGTTCCTTTATTCAGGAACAATTTCTCTTTCCACGTGGTCCGCTGAAAGATGCATCTGATGCAGAAGGATATGGGCAACAAGGTCCACTCGGGAAACCTACTGCTGCACCTCTGAGGTTAACTGCCGAAGATGATGATCTGGATTTGGATGCTCCGGCGGATGTGTCCACAGCACAGCCGGTATCTGACCAGGGTCACTCAGTGCCATTGCCCGAAGCTCCACCTGAGTTTACAACCCCTCCTGAGCAGATAGAAGGTTGGAACGGGGATATTTTGCAGAAGGGGATTAGTCATGATGGGGTGCAGACATCCGCTGATGTCCAGGAAGGTATTAAGGATGTAGGTACAAGTTCTTCCGAAATTTTCACCAAAACGGATCTGTCTTCTCAAGATGGTGGAGCTGGTGGAGCAACAGAGAAACCGCTGACTGAAGGCAAACCAGCTACCTATCGCTCCGATTCCGTAACTTCACCGGTTAGGGAAGCTCGTTCATCGTATAACCCGTCTTCAATTGCGAGAAGTGAACGGACGTGGAAAACTTCAGGTCTGCCTGATGCCACCAAACTTGCTGCTGCCATTAAATCAGATGCATCCATGCCCGCATTTCCGGAGCTGAGTCTGATCGGACAGCATCATGGTACGTATTTGATCGCGCAAAATGACCAAGGTTTATATTTGATTGATCAGCATGCTGCTCATGAACGCGTGAATTATGAATACTATTACGAGAAATTTGGTAACCCTGCCCAGGCCTCACAAGAGTTACTGCTGCCGATTACACTGGAGTTCACACCTTCGGAGACGGAAAAGCTAAAAACAAGGCTGGCATGGTTCGAGCAGGCAGGTGTATATTTGGAGCATTTTGGTGGACAGACGTTCCGTGTGCGCTCCCATCCGTTCTGGTTCCCCAAAGGGGACGAGAAAGACATTATCGAAGAGATGTCTGAATGGGTTCTTAGTGAACGCAGCATAGATGTGGCCAAGATGCGAGAAGCTGCATCCATTATGTGCTCCTGCAAGGCATCCATCAAAGCGAACCAGAAGCTGACGGATCAGGAAGCGAAAGTGCTAATTCAGCGTCTGGGTTCATGTCGTCAGCCCTACA
- a CDS encoding outer spore coat protein CotE, translated as MSLSHKHQCREIITKAICGKGRKFSTVTHTVTPPNGPTSILGAWIINHQYEAVSAGDGIEVIGTYDINIWYSYDKNSQTDVAKETVSYVEHVPLSYLDPKHRTSTVEVSADATQEPSCVEATVSAGGSSVIIRVEREFAVELVAETKVCVKVCTDGCGDYEDKDYDFGSGDGDYDDLDPDLLDDEL; from the coding sequence ATGTCATTGAGTCATAAACATCAATGTAGAGAGATTATCACGAAGGCGATCTGCGGCAAAGGTCGTAAGTTCTCTACCGTAACACATACCGTGACTCCGCCAAATGGTCCGACAAGTATTTTGGGGGCTTGGATTATCAACCACCAATATGAAGCCGTATCAGCGGGTGACGGAATTGAAGTTATTGGTACTTACGATATCAACATTTGGTATTCCTACGACAAAAATTCTCAGACGGATGTAGCCAAAGAAACGGTCTCGTATGTAGAACATGTGCCTTTGTCCTATCTGGACCCGAAACACCGGACTTCCACAGTAGAGGTATCTGCGGATGCAACGCAGGAACCTAGCTGTGTGGAAGCCACAGTATCAGCAGGTGGAAGCAGTGTAATTATCCGGGTAGAACGGGAATTCGCTGTGGAACTCGTTGCCGAGACTAAAGTTTGTGTGAAGGTCTGCACAGATGGATGCGGTGATTACGAAGACAAGGACTATGACTTCGGCAGTGGCGATGGAGATTATGACGATCTCGATCCCGATCTGCTCGACGATGAGCTGTGA